The nucleotide window GATCTCCCAGCGCCAGGATTGCCTTCCCGTTTAAAGGATCGCGCGCAATAAGTTTTTGATACGCCCTGCGCGCAGCCTCTCCATGCCCGGATAATTGAAATCGCCTGGCAACCAGCCACTGCAATTGGTTCATCTGCCTTGACGTCAGTTGCCCGTTTTTTTCCAATCCACGGGCTTTTTCAATGAGCATGCCCGCTTCGCGAACTTCCTTCACCTGTAAAAGCCCTCCAATCGTACGGAGCAACCGCGTACTTGAAGGCGCTTCTGATGCAAACGCAAGTGAATAAGCCTGTACCGCATCTGTGTACTGGGCGCGATTCAAATATAAATCACCCAACGTTGCCAATGCTTCCGGAGATGCCACCCCCAAACGACGGGCTGTTTCCAGGGCAACCACCGCACGTCCATACTGTTCCAAAGCCAATCGGGCATTGGCAAGATTTGCCCACAACTCTCCCCGTCGGGGATAATCCTGCAAAATAGTTTCTAAAAGACGCGCCGCTTCATGAAACCGTTCCTGAATTAAAAGTACCTTGGCCAGACCCAAATACGCATTAATGTCATCCGGCGCCGACAGCAATGCCTGGCGATAAGCGGATTCGGCTGCAACCGGCTTGTCATCCAGCAAATAGACATATCCCGTAAGTGTCATGATGGATGCTTGGTTTCGTCCGGTCAAAAGGATCTGACTAAGTTGTTCACGCGCAGCCGTGATTTTATCCTGTTGTAAAAGCACCCGTGTCAAATTGGCGCGCGCCCGGTCAAACTGCGGCATTTTCCGTAATGCAGTACGGTAAGCCTTTTCCGCATCCCCGGTTTCCCCCATCTGAAACAAAACATTCCCCAGTGCAAAATCCAATGCCGGACTTGATTCCTTCTGCATGCTTTTGTCCAGCAATGTTTTCGCCAGACCGGGATTTTTACGGCTTAATCCTGAGACCTGCTCTAAAATACCGGCCTCTTCCTCGGTAACTTGCGGTTCCCGGCCATCGCTTACGTCCACACCCTGGGCGTAAGCGGTTGTTGCCAGCGCGACCAGCAACCCCACCATGCATCCTCGCATCATCCCTCGCATCTTATCGCCTCTTTTTTTAAAATTATATCTCAAAATCTATGGGCACCAAAACCCGGGTCCGGACTTTTTTACCATTGCGCTTCCCCGGCGTAAAACGCCATTTCGAAACAGCTTTTATTGCCGACGCCTCAAAAACTCCTGCCGGCTCAGCAGACGTGACCTTCACCGCTTCCACAGATCCGTCCGTGGTGACAATAATAGATACCATCACGCAGCCGTTTATTTTTTTCAACCGTGCTTGCGCCGGATAGAGCGGTTTAATTTTCCTGATGGGTTCCGGCGATTCATCCACCTCCGAAAGCTCAAACACCAACGATTCCCGTGTGAGTTGATCCCGCAGTCCGAATTGAAGACTAAAATCGCCAAATCCCGGATCAACCTGCAAGGCAGCTTGTATCATCATCGGATTTAATTTTCGCTGGTTTTCAAATAATTTCGGTTTGGGCCGGGCCTTTTTTCTTTTCACCTTGGGCAAAACGGGCGGCAGCGGCTTAAGAATTTCACGCGTCTCGATCTCCCGAAGCTGATACCGCTTCCCCTGCTTGTGAATCATTTCCGCGATCGGTAAAAGCATAAAAATCCCAAAGGTTATCAGGATACTCAATCCCACCATGCGATAACACCAGCGTGTACCGGTATCAAGGGAAGACAACGCGGACCGGTTCATTCCTGCTCCGTGGCGACACTGACCTGTTTGGCACCTGCCAGCTTGCATTCATCAATCACATTTACCAATGTTCCGCTCTGAGACGCCTTGTCAACCATGATAATCACAGGCCGATCCTGGGCTCGAAGCAACCCTGTTACCAAACCGCGCAGATTATTCAAACTGACTTCCCGGCCACTATACATAATCCGGCCTTTTTCCGTAACCCCGATCATAATACTTTGCTTTTCCAGCGATTGTGCACTGGCTGCCTTGGGTTTTTGAATTTCAACCCCGACTTCCTGAACAAATGCCGTTGTGACAATAAAAAATATCAAAAGCAAAAACATCATGTCAATCAAGGGAGAAATGTTCACCTCGACCGATTCGGAATCAATCCCGTAGCGCCCTCTTTTCATGGCCTGTCTCCGCGCAAGGCAAATGCCAAGTGATTTTTTAATCCCGCAAATTTCACGTCAACTTGTCTGAGTTTTTTCTTAATCGCGGCTATTCCAAATATTCCCGGGATTGCGATGATCAAACCGAATTGGGTGGTAATCAATCCCTGACTGATGCCGGATGCCATAATTTCCGTCGTGTTCCCGGTCTGGTCCGAAATCGCTTGAAAAGTCTCAACCATCCCAAAAATCGTGCCCAACAGTCCCAACAATGGCGCCGAAGTCACCAGGGCGCCCAGAACAATCAACTTCCCTTCATAGGGTGACATCATCCGGCTGCGGACCTCATCTACGATTTCAAATAAATCAGCCTGTTGCCGTACTTTCTGCAAAACATAGACCACTGCCTGACTCCAGATACCGGAATTTTCCAGAAGCTCTGCTTGCAAACCAGCCCATTTTTTTTTATCACTCAAACGGTTCTCCAGACCAAGTTCCTCACTGCCGGCCGGCAAATCCAGTTGGCCCAGCTGCCGGGTCATCTCCAGGAGATAATACCAGATAAACAGACAGACTCCGGCAATCGGCACCAACAGCCAACCGCCCTTTTGCCAATACTGAAATCCGGCTTGCAATGTTTCCACAGACATTCTCCTGTTTTCCGGATATTACACTTTCGATGACATTAATCACCGCATCACAAAATCTGAATAACACGGTCACATGACCATGAGCAATTTATTTTTCCGCAGTGCGTCTTGTTTGAGTTTCCGAAAGGAAACGCCCTGCATCCGCTGGACGTCCATATTTAATAACAACATGTTATCCGAGTTACGCAACAAGAAAAAATAGATTGCTCATGGTCGAAAAGCACGCGTCATGCAACTCACAATAAATCTGAACTCAATTTTTTCAACCCTTTTTACCCACTCCGTTGATAAAAGTCAGGGTGGTTTGCTCCAGAATATGGATCACCCGTTTGACGCGCCGCGAAAGAAATGCGTGAATTAAAAGTGTCGGAATCGCCACAATCAAA belongs to bacterium and includes:
- a CDS encoding tetratricopeptide repeat protein: MRGMMRGCMVGLLVALATTAYAQGVDVSDGREPQVTEEEAGILEQVSGLSRKNPGLAKTLLDKSMQKESSPALDFALGNVLFQMGETGDAEKAYRTALRKMPQFDRARANLTRVLLQQDKITAAREQLSQILLTGRNQASIMTLTGYVYLLDDKPVAAESAYRQALLSAPDDINAYLGLAKVLLIQERFHEAARLLETILQDYPRRGELWANLANARLALEQYGRAVVALETARRLGVASPEALATLGDLYLNRAQYTDAVQAYSLAFASEAPSSTRLLRTIGGLLQVKEVREAGMLIEKARGLEKNGQLTSRQMNQLQWLVARRFQLSGHGEAARRAYQKLIARDPLNGKAILALGDLYAESRSLDRALALYARASRISQVRVEALTKQARIEVERENYADAIGLLLDVQAVAPRETIARYIEQLRYLRR
- a CDS encoding energy transducer TonB; its protein translation is MNRSALSSLDTGTRWCYRMVGLSILITFGIFMLLPIAEMIHKQGKRYQLREIETREILKPLPPVLPKVKRKKARPKPKLFENQRKLNPMMIQAALQVDPGFGDFSLQFGLRDQLTRESLVFELSEVDESPEPIRKIKPLYPAQARLKKINGCVMVSIIVTTDGSVEAVKVTSAEPAGVFEASAIKAVSKWRFTPGKRNGKKVRTRVLVPIDFEI
- a CDS encoding MotA/TolQ/ExbB proton channel family protein, with the translated sequence METLQAGFQYWQKGGWLLVPIAGVCLFIWYYLLEMTRQLGQLDLPAGSEELGLENRLSDKKKWAGLQAELLENSGIWSQAVVYVLQKVRQQADLFEIVDEVRSRMMSPYEGKLIVLGALVTSAPLLGLLGTIFGMVETFQAISDQTGNTTEIMASGISQGLITTQFGLIIAIPGIFGIAAIKKKLRQVDVKFAGLKNHLAFALRGDRP
- a CDS encoding biopolymer transporter ExbD, which translates into the protein MKRGRYGIDSESVEVNISPLIDMMFLLLIFFIVTTAFVQEVGVEIQKPKAASAQSLEKQSIMIGVTEKGRIMYSGREVSLNNLRGLVTGLLRAQDRPVIIMVDKASQSGTLVNVIDECKLAGAKQVSVATEQE